The genome window ACGCTGGAAGGCTCGCTGTCCGAACGGGTCCGCAGGATCGCGGAATTTTACACCAAGGCCGTGGAAGACGAAGTGCGTGCATGCCCGGAGCAGTGGCTCTGGATGCATAATCGCTGGAAAACACGCCCGCCGGAAGACGACGAACGTCCCGCGAAAAAGAAACGCGAATCCGGTAACAGGGACGCCGATGCCGTATAGCTTTGTCCCCGGCCAGAGTGTGCCGCTTTTCGCGGAGGAATACCTCCGGCAAGTCAAGGCAGGCGGACATCCGCTGCATTTGCGGCACCTGGGCCTGACGTTTTACGGCTTGAACGACTGCCTGTATTTCGGCGACCACAACGGCCAAATTCTGCTGCCGCCGCAGGGCACGGATTTGCGCTACATTTTCCGTGAGTCCTGCAACTATCCCGCGAGCGAGTGCACCCTGGAAACCCGGCTGCAAACCTGCCTGCTGGCGGCTTCCGATCCCCTCGAGATTGACGAGGCCGCCGCCTTGAACACGCCGGGCATGCGCAACCTCTGGCACTGGATGACGGAAGGCCTGCCCAAGCTGCTGGCCCTGGAATCCATCGGCTATACCGGGCGGTATATCGTCCCGGAGACGCCGGTGGTGCTCTCTTTCATGGAGATGCTTTCCATCGCGCCGGAGAGGCTGCTGCCCAGAGGCGGGAGCTACCGCGTCAAACGGCTGCTGTTGCCGCAGCGCTTATCCGGTTTTGACCTTGTCGAGTATATGCCGCTGGTGGAAATGACACGGGGCAGACTGCTGGATGCCGTGGGGCGGCTTGACGGGGAAAAACGCGTGTATGTCCGGCGTGTCGGGCGGCGAAAGCCGGTCAACGAAGAGGACGTGCTGGCCGTGCTGGAGGATTTCGGTTTTGCGGCCATGGTTCCGGAAGATTTTTCCGTTCCCGAACAGCTGCGGTATATGACCAACGCCTCGTGTTCCGTCATGGCACACGGCGCCAACGCCGCGCTGACGCTCATGCAGCCGCCGCGGTCCGCAGTGGTGGAATTTTTCAGCAACCGGTACGTGAGCTACAACAACCTCCATGCCGTGCGCTTGCTGCGCCTGCGCTATCACCCCCTGGTGGAGGATCTGGACGTTTCCTCCGCCCCGGCGGAGGGTATGGCGCTTTCCGAATTCCTCTGGAGCGGCCTGCACATGGACATGGCCGTGGACACCAGACACTTGCGCGTTCTGCTGGAAAGCATTTTGGAGTGAGGAACTGTTCCTAGGAAATTATGTCCTGATGGAGAGGGGTAAGATCGTACCGCTTGATGTGCTGCATGGGGAAAAAACTGAGCGACCCGTCGGGCGCCGTGACCTTCAGGGTATTGTGGTCCGTGACGGCGGCTTCAAGGCAGGGGAGGTTGAGGCTCCCCCCCGCCGAATAGTGGATGCTCAGCATGAACAGCGCGCCGCGTGTGGCAAAATACGCGGCGTTTTGCGTGGCCGTTCTGATGGCCTCCACCATGGCCGTGTACCAGGCCAGACGGAGCCGGTTCCGGTTTTCCGGGGTGTCGTGCGTGCCGCACAACGCCATTTTCTGGCTGTCCGGCGCGGGAATATAGCCGGTAACCCAATGCGCGCCCGAATCTTTGCCGCAGATATGGCACGGGATCATACGCTCCCTCCGGTTTTTCTGCCGGATACGGCCGGCTATCGGGCCTCGCGTAAATACCGCACGGCATTTTCAAAAATAACCGTGCCCAGAGGTGCGCGTTCGCCACGGGTCCAGCCCGGGTGGTTCGTTTCGTGGGAAAACGCTTCCGGGTGCGGCATGAGGCCGAAAATTCTGCCCGTCGGGTCCGTCAGGCCGGCAATGGCGTTGGGGGAACCGTTGGGGTTTTCCGGGTAATGCTGGGTCGGCAGGCCTGTTTCCGGGTTCGCGTAGTAAACCGGGGCCAGATTTTCCGCCATGATGCGGTTCATGATGGTGTCATTGTCCACAACCAGGCGGCCTTCGCCGTGGCGCACGGGAAGGTAGAGCCGGGTGAGCCCTTTGGTGAACACGCAGGGGCTGGCACTATTGACGGCAAGCGTGCACCAGCGGTCCTCGAACCGGGCGGACTCGTTGTGCATGAGAGAAACCTGGCGGGTCAGGTATTGCAGATCCAGGGCGGGCAGCAACCCAAGTTTGACAAGGAGCTGAAATCCGTTACAAATGCCCAGGACAAGGCCGCCCTTGTTCAGGTACGCAAGCAGTTGGTCCATGAGCGGCGCGTTATTCGCGTCCGTGCTGTGTTTCCAGCGTATGCTCGCGGCCTGGGCGGCGCCGAGGTCGTCGCCGTCAAGGAAGCCGCCCGGGAAAACCAGAAGGCTGTAGCCGTCCAGACGGGCTTTGCCGTTGGTCATATCGGAAAAGTGAATAATATCGGTCTTGTCGGAACCGGCAACAGTCGCCGCATGGGCGCACTCCACTTCGCAGTTGGTGCCGTAACCGGTGATAACCAGGGTGTTGACCGTGCCAGACATGGAAACTCCTTGAAGCGCAACGCATACAATTTCAGCGCGTTGCTGGTGAAGATCGGGGGAATCACTTTACTTTCATGCGGTATCGCAGTCAACTGCTGACCGCTTTGCAAAAATAGGGTATGTATACCCGATTTCATAAAACGACCCACCCAATAGACGCAGCAGAGGATGTTATGAGCGCAGACAAAAAGGCGGCGGCCAAGGAAACGAAGTATATTTTCATCACCGGCGGGGTTTTGTCCTCGCTGGGCAAAGGCATGGCCGCGGCGTCCATCGGCGCGTTGCTCAAGGCGCGCGGGCTTTCCGTCACCATCCAGAAGCTGGACCCGTATATAAACGTCGACCCCGGCACCATGAACCCGTTGCAGCACGGGGAAGTGTTCGTCACGGACGACGGCGCGGAAACGGACCTCGACCTCGGCCACTACGAGCGCTATCTTGGCGAACCGCTCAGCCAGAAGAACAGCTATACCTCGGGCAGCATTTATTACCGGGTCATCACCAAGGAACGGCGCGGGGATTATCTCGGCAGCACCGTGCAGGTCATCCCGCACGTTACGGACGAGATCAAGCACGCCATCCGCAGCCTTGAGGACCACCATGCGGACGTGGTCATCGTGGAAATCGGCGGCACGGTCGGCGACATTGAAAGCCAGCCGTTTCTTGAAGCCATCCGCCAGATGCGGGGCGACCTCGGCAAAGACCTCTGCCTGTATATCCATCTTACGCTCGTGCCGTACCTGCGCGCGGCGGGCGAATACAAGACCAAACCCACCCAGCACAGCGTTAAGGAACTGCGCAGCATCGGGATCCAGCCGGACATCATCCTCTGCCGCTGTGAGGAAGCGCTGACCTCCGACCTGAAGCGGAAAATCGCGCTGTTCTGCGACGTGGAATCCGACGCGGTCTTCACCTCCGCCGACGTTACCAACGTGTACGAAGTGCCCCTTAAGTTTTACGAGGAAGGCCTGGACCAGAAAATCGCCATCATGCTGCGCCTGCCGGCCAAAAACGCCAAGCTCGAACCCTGGCGCAAACTCGTGCAGGGCATGGCCAACCCCAAGGGCGACGTGACCGTCGGTATCGTGGGCAAATACGTGGAGTTGAAGGAAGCCTACAAGAGCCTGCACGAAGCGCTGATCCACGGTGGCGCCGCCAACGAGGTCAAGGTCAATCTCCGGTATATCAATTCCGAGGAATTGAACCCCAAGAACCTTAAAGAAAACATGGCCGGGCTGGACGCGGTGCTCGTGCCGGGCGGCTTCGGCAACCGGGGCATTGAAGGAAAGATCGAGGCCATCCAGTACGCGCGGAAAAACAAGGTTCCGTTCTTCGGCATTTGCCTGGGGTTGCAATGCGCCGTTATCGAGTTCGCCCGGAACGTGGCGAACATTCCTGACGCGAATTCGGAAGAATTCAATCCGTTCGCGGAAAACAAGGTCATCTACCTGATGACGGAATGGTTCGACCCCCGTAAACAGTGCGTGGAGCAGCGCGATTCCGTCAGCAACAAGGGCGGCACCATGCGCCTGGGGGCGTATCCCTGCCATCTGCTGCCGGGTACCATAGCCCACCAGATTTACGGCGGCAAAGATACGATCGAAGAGCGCCACCGCCACCGGTTTGAGTTCAACAAGGCTTACAAGGGCGCGCTTGAAGAAAAGGGAATGATATTCAGCGGCATGTCTCCCGACGGGGAACTCGCGGAAATCATCGAACTGCCGGATCATCCCTGGTTCCTGGGCTGCCAGTTCCATCCGGAATTCAAGTCCACCCCCATGCGCCCGCATCCTCTGTTCGCGGGCTTTATCGGCGCGGCCAAAAAATACCGCGCGGACCATACGAAATAGCGAGCGCTGTATGCAGACAAAACGGGACATGACTCCCGAAACATTATACGCGCGCCTGTGTGAACGCCCCTTTGTGTTCGCCGGGCCGTGCGTGCTGGAAAGTTACGAGCTGGCCCTGGAAACCGCGTACGCGGTGAAAGCGGCTGCTGCGGCAGCCAATCTGACGGTTGTCTTCAAAAGTTCGTATGATAAGGCCAACCGGACGTCCGCTTCGGGATTTCGCGGGCCCGGCATGGAAAAGGGGCTGGAGTGGCTTGCGCGTATCCGCGAGGAAACCGGCCTGCCGCTGGTGACGGACGTGCATGACCCTGTAGAGGCCGCCATTGCCGCGACCGTCGTGGATATCCTGCAAATCCCCGCCTTTTTGTGCCGCCAGACGAACCTCCTTGTGGCGGCGGCCAAGACCGGCATCATCGTCAACGTCAAAAAGGGGCAGTTTCTGGCGCCCTGGGACATGGGACCAGTGGCGGATAAAATCCGCGGGGCCGGGAACAAAAAAATTCTTCTCACGGAGCGCGGGGCCACTTTCGGGTACAACAACCTGGTCGTGGACATGCGCTCTTTCCCCGTCATGCGCGCAATAGGCTGCCCGGTCATCATGGACGCCACCCATTCGGTGCAGTTGCCCGGAGGGCAGGGCGCGTGTTCCGGCGGCGACCGCCGCCATGTGCCGACCCTGGCGAAAGCCGCCGTGGCCGCCGGCGCGCACGGGGTGTTTCTTGAATGCCACCCGGACCCGGACAACGCCCTGTGCGACGGCCCCAACAGCTGGCCCGTGGCGCAGCTCGCGCCTCTCCTGAAAGACCTGGCCGCTCTCTGGGAACTGACATATGTCCGCTGACGCGTTCGATGACTCTTTGGGCGCCGCCGCGCATGCCTCGGACATCAGGCGGTTCGCGGCGCTTTCCGGGGAGGCGCGCGCCCGCATCGCCAAGGTGAAATTGCTCATTTTGGACGTGGACGGCGTGCTGACGGACGGCGGCCTGTATTACGGCGCCGACGGCGGCGTAACCAAACGGTTCAACGTGCAGGACGGGCTCGGCATCGAGATAGGCCGGCAAAGCGGCCTGTTGCGTTTCGCGGTCATTACCGGTATGGACAAACCCGCTGTGGCGGCGCGGCTCCGCGATCTGCATATTGACGATTACTTTCCCGGCCTTATTGATAAGCGGGAAAGCTGCGATATTGTGTGTCAACGCCATCAGCTTGACAAAGAAGAAGTCGCGTTCATGGGCGACGATTGGATCGATATTCCCGTCATGGCGGCTGTCGGCGTGCCGTTGGCCGTCAGCAACGCGCAGCCGGAGACAAAGGCCGCGGCCCTCTATGTGACGGAGGCCCGTGGCGGCGACGGGGCCGTGCGCGAGGCAGTCCGGCTGATTTTGTACTGCAAGGGACAACTTGACCAGGTTTTCACTGCCTGGATGAAACGATACGGTTCATGAAAAAAATCCTCGGCGCCTTGAGCGTCTTTATAGCTCTGGGCATTGCCTGGTATATCTTCTCGGACGGCGGGCTGAACCTGGGCGCCGCCAAAAAGCAGATCGTGCAAACGGCGCAGGACGCCGTCGTCAGCAATGCCGCCCCGGAAGACGTCGCGGCGCTTGCCTTGAAGGCCATCAGCCTGACGCAGGGCGAACACGGCGCCGAACTCTGGCGGCTGAAAGCCGACTGGGGGAACATGCGCCGCCGCGACAACGTTATGGAGCTTGAAAAACCCCACTTCACGTACTATATGCCTCCTGACAACAAAGCGGTCACGATTACCTCCAGCAAGGGGGAGATCGAGCAGGAAGAGCAGAAAATCCGCTTCATTGATTCCGTTGTCGCCACCTATGACGGGCGCACGCTCCACGCGCCGGAGATGCTCTACTTCGGCAAGTCCCGTGAACTCGTCTGCCCTCAGGGTGGCAGGGTGGAGGGCGAGGGCTATGAAGGCTCCGCCAACCGGATCGTCTGGCGTGTGAATGAGCAGATTATTGAGTCGCTAGGCAATGTTGACGTTTCCTTTGAGAATGATATTTTTACCACCCAGCCGGAAGACGCCGGAACGCCGGGGGCCCACAAAAGGCCTGGTGCGAAAAACGCCCAAGGATGAGCATGCGAATGGATTGTAACGCCCACTACGCCACGCCGTCGCAACGGTATGCCGGGAAAATTATCGGCATCGCGGTTGTTGTCTGCCTTTTTGCGTTGGCCCCGCTTGCCGGGGTGATCGCGGCCCCCGCCGCGGCTCCCGCGTCTTCCGCAACCGGCGCGCCTGGCGCGCCTGGCGCCCCCAAAGGGAACAGCACGCGGATCGTATCCGAAAAAATGACATACGACTCCAACAAGAACCAGGTCGTTTTCGAAGGCAACGTACACGTTACCCGGCCGACCATGGAAATCTGGTCCGACATCCTGACCGTCGTCATGGACGACAGCGGCAAAAAAACCGCCTCTTCCAACTCCAGCTCCCTGGGGGTGAACGGTGGCAAGGTTGACAAGATCATCGCGGAACGGAACGTGCGCATCAAGCAGGAGAACAAGAACGGCACCTGCGGCAAGGCGACGTACTTTGTCAACGCGGGAAAAATCACCATGGAGCAGAACCCGGTGCTCGTTGACGGTGACAACCGTATCCGCGGAAAAATCATCAACTATTACACCGAGTCGGGTAAAAGCGAAGTTCTCGGCAACGTTGATGTCCAGTTCACGACCGACGACAACAAGGGGCCGTCGCTCCCCGGCTTCGGCGCCGGGGAAAAGGCATCGCAATGAGCACATTGCAGGCAGAAGGGCTGCGTAAGCGCTACGGCGACCGCGAGGTGGTGCGCGGCGTTTCCGTTTTCGTCAACCAGGGCGAGGTCTGCGGTCTGCTCGGGCCGAACGGCGCGGGCAAAACAACGACCTTTTACATGCTCACCGGCATCCAGAAGCCCACGGCTGGCGAAGTGCGGCTTGACGACAAGGTCATCGCGGACTGGCCGCTGCATGAACGGGCGCGGGTCGGGGTTTCCTACCTGCCGCAGGAAAGTTCCGTCTTCCGCCGTCTGTCCGTCATGGACAACCTTCGCGTCATCCTGGAGCATACCGGCCTCTCCCGCAAGGCGCAACGCGACAAGGCCTGGGCTCTCCTGGAGGAATTCCGCATCTCCCACCTGGTGAACTCTTTGGCCGCGCACCTTTCCGGCGGGGAACGCCGCCGCCTTGAAATCGCCCGCGCGCTCATCCGGGAGCCGAAGTTCGTACTGCTGGACGAGCCCTTCGCGGGCATTGACCCCCTTGCCGTCGACGACATCCAATCCCTCATCATCGGCTTGAAGGACAAGGGGATCGGCATCCTTATCTCGGACCACAACGTGCGGGAAACGTTGCGCATTTGCGACAGAGCCTACCTCATGCACGAAGGCGAGGTCATCATTGAGGGAACGCCGACGGCCATCGTCGCCGACCCCAAGGCCCGCCGCGTGTATCTCGGCGAAGGGTTTTCGCTATAAGCCCATCCTCGTGTTTTTCATGAGAAGCGTTGTATAAAATACTTGCCTTTTTTTCGATTTCCGCTATTTTTTCGTGCTGTTCATGGTTCTGCCGTGAACTTCGTATCTGACGCAAGGGGAGGTGATTGTTTTGCCCGGAGTATATCTTAACGATGACGACTACAGCTTCGACATCGCGCTTCGCCGTTTCAAGAAGCAGGTGGAAAAGGCCGGCATTCTTTCGGAAATGAAGAAGCGCCAGCATTATGAAAAGCCGAGCGTCATGCGCAAGAAGAAAAAGGCCGCCGCCCGTAAGCGTCTGCTGAAAAAAATGAGAAAGATAAACCAGGGGTAAGCAATGATTGACGGAATGCGGTCGCGCCTCCGTTCGCATATTGCTCTACAGCCTTTCTGACACGGCCGGGAAACCTGGGAACCAGGTTTCCCTGTTGTGTCTTCTCCGTCTTTTCTGTTCAAGGTCGATCCGGGGCCGGTTTGCGGCCGCACCGGCCCAAGGCGTTTTCGCTGTGTCATTCCCCCCAACCCACGGGGTTCCGCCATGAGTTTATCGCAACGTTTAGAATCCGATTACCTCACCGCCTATAAATCCAAGGACGCCGTCCGGCTTTCCGTCTTGCGGCTTCTGAAAACGGCCATGAAAAACCTTCTTGTGGAGCGCCTGCAAAAGCCGCTGGAAGAAGGTGACATTCTTGACCTTGTCGCCAAGCAGTGCAAACAGCGCCAGGATTCCATCGCCCAGTATACCGCCGCCAACCGACCTGACCTTGCCGCCAAGGAAGAAGAGGAGCTGCGCATCCTGAAAGAGTATATGCCCGAACAAATCACGGGCGACGCTCTGCGCGCGTTGGTCAGGGAACTTGCGGCCGAGACCGGCGCGGCAAGCCCCAAGGATATGGGCAAGATCATGCAGGCGCTGACGGCCAAATACAAAGGCCAGTACGACGGCAAGGAAGCGAGCGCCGTTGTGCGCGACGTTCTGGCAGCCGGCTGATTCCATGGATTCACGGGCTCTGACGCTTCTTGAGCTGCCCAAGGTGCTTGGCTACCTTGCGGAAAAAGCTGTTTCCGAAGCCGGTAAAGCGGCTTGTCTCGCTCTGCGCCCGCAAAACGAGGTTGCCGCCGTCCGCAAGGCGGGCGCCTGGTTCGCGCAGGGACGCATCTGGAAGGCCAAAACCGGGTTCATTCTCCCCGCGTTCCTCAGCCTTGACGGCGTTCTGGCCTACCTTGAATCCCCCCTTGCGCTTCTGGATATCGACGCTCTCTGGGGCTTGCGCCAGACGCTTGTTCCCGCGAAGGAGCTTTTGGCGTCTCTGGAAGAGACCGATGCGCCGGACGGCGAATCGCAGTGGCCGCTGCTCGCGGAGCGGGCGCGTTCCTTTGCGTTCCCGCACCAGAGTATTGCCGCGCTCGTCCGTTGCCTCGCGGACGACGGGCGGCTGCGCGACGAAGCCTCGCCCGAGCTGCTCCTCGCTCGCGGGGGTATCCGTTCCCTGCACCAGACCTGCGCCCGCAGGGTCAGGGAGTTCATCCAGCAGAACAACCTGGAGCAGTTTCTCCAGGACGATTTCATGACCCTGTCCTCGGACAGGTACGTGCTGCCCTTAAAGACAAACTTTAAGGGACGGCTCCAGGGCGTTATCCACGATTACTCGCAAACCGGTGAAACCTGCTATTTCGAACCCGTGTTCCTGATGGAAGTGAACAACCGGCTCCAGGAATTAAAGCAGGAGGAACGCGAGGCGGAGATCAAGGTCCTGCAGTACCTGACCGGCCTGATACAGGGAGAGCTGCCCGCCATCCGCGACGTATACGCGCTGCTGACGGATATGGACGTCACCCTTGCGGCCGCGGCGCTTGCGGACGTTTACGGCGGCGTTGCCGTCGAATTCGGTGAGGAAGAGCCCGTCGCTCTGCATAACGCCTGCCACCCCCTGCTGTTTTTGCAGCATAAGGCCGGGCCGAAAACGTCGCCGTCGCCCATTCCCGTGGATATTCTGCTCAAAAGGGAACAGCGGGCCCTCATCATCAGCGGCGGCAACGCGGGCGGCAAGACGGTCAGCCTCAAAACGCTCGGCCTCACGGCGCTCATGGGCATGTGCGGCCTGCCTGTCCCGGTGGCGCCCGGCAGCACCTTGCCCTTGTGGCGGGATATGCACGTTTTTATCGGTGACGAGCAGAGTCTGGAAGATCACGTCTCCACCTTCACCGCCCAGATCCGCAATCTTTCAAAGGCCTGGGACGCCGTAGGCGCGCACAGCCTGGTCATTCTCGATGAATTCGGCGCGGGCACGGACCCGGCCCAGGGCGCGGCCCTGGCGCAGGCCGTTGTGGACGGGTTGCTCGATGCCGGGGCCTACGTCCTGGCTGCCACCCATTTCCCGGCCTTGAAAGCGTATGCGCTGTCCCGTGAAGGCGTTCGCGCCGCGTCCGTGCTGTTCGATCCCAAATCGAAAAAACCTCTGTTCCGCCTGGCCTATGACCAGGTGGGCGCCAGCCAGGCGCTCGACGTCGCCAAGGAACACGGCCTGCCGGATCCCATCCTGCGCCGGGCCGAACAATACCTGCTCCTGGACGGCGCGGACACGAGCAGCCTCATCGACAGGCTCAACGCCCTGGCCGTGGAGCGGGAGAAGGAACTTTCCGGTCTTGAGGCCGAGCGCAAAAAGCTGCACGACAAGCGGACCCGGCTGGACGAAAAATTCGCCAAGGAACGGGAAGAACTTTTCGGCCGCATCCAGGCGGACGCCCAACACGTTCTGCGGGAATGGAAAATGTCCCGGATCAGCCACAAACAGGCCTTGAAGGAACTTTCCAAAGCCCGCAAAGACCTGCTGGCGGAAGCAGGCGCGGCGCAGCCGCAAGAAGTCCCTGCGGCGCAGGGGGCCTCTGCGTCTGAATATTTCCCCGGCATGACGGTGCGGTATACGGCATGGGACAAGAACGGCACCGTGCTCGAGGTGGACAGCCGCCGGAAAAAGGTGCGGCTGGATCTTTCCGGGGTCACCGTCTGGGTGGACATGGCGGATTGCGTCCCCACCCAGGCAAAGGAACGCAGCGCCGGAGTGCCGCACGTTCCCGCCCAGGCCGCGCCGGGAAAATACGCCTCCGGCAACAGTGTACGCCTTGACCTTAGAGGCATGCGTGCTGATATTGCTATAACGGAACTTGAACGTTTTCTGGATGCCGCTATAATGAATGGCCGCACGGAATTGGAAATTTTGCACGGACGGGGTACCGGGGCTTTACGCCGCGAAGTCCACGCCTTTTTGAAAAACTACCCGCCGGCGGCTTCCTTTGCCGTCGCCCCTGAAGATCAGGGAGGCGACGGGGTGACATGCATTGTGTTGAAATAGCCTTGGAGGCATAAGGTGAGCGGGGCATATTCAGGAAGGTCCGCCACGCGGGAAATCAAGGCGCGGTTGAATATCGCGGATGTTGTCCGGCGGTACGTCAACTTGCAGCGCCATGGGAACCGCTGGGTGGCGCCGTGTCCTTTTCACCAGGAAACAAAACCGTCGTTTTCCGTGAACGAGGAAGAAGGGTTTTTCCATTGTTTCGGGTGCCAGGCCTCGGGCGATCTTTTTGATTTTTACGCGCGCATCAACGGTCTGGAATTCCGGGAAGCACTGGAACAGCTGGCCGAGGAAACCGGCGTCAAGCTGGAGAGCTTCAAGGGAAAAGGTGAGGGCCACGGCGAAGCGACGCAGGAACGCCGGACGTTCCTGAAAATGTATGAGCTCGCGGCCGGGTACTACGCGCG of uncultured delta proteobacterium contains these proteins:
- the kdsA gene encoding 2-dehydro-3-deoxyphosphooctonate aldolase, with the translated sequence MQTKRDMTPETLYARLCERPFVFAGPCVLESYELALETAYAVKAAAAAANLTVVFKSSYDKANRTSASGFRGPGMEKGLEWLARIREETGLPLVTDVHDPVEAAIAATVVDILQIPAFLCRQTNLLVAAAKTGIIVNVKKGQFLAPWDMGPVADKIRGAGNKKILLTERGATFGYNNLVVDMRSFPVMRAIGCPVIMDATHSVQLPGGQGACSGGDRRHVPTLAKAAVAAGAHGVFLECHPDPDNALCDGPNSWPVAQLAPLLKDLAALWELTYVR
- the purQ gene encoding Phosphoribosylformylglycinamidine synthase 1; protein product: MSGTVNTLVITGYGTNCEVECAHAATVAGSDKTDIIHFSDMTNGKARLDGYSLLVFPGGFLDGDDLGAAQAASIRWKHSTDANNAPLMDQLLAYLNKGGLVLGICNGFQLLVKLGLLPALDLQYLTRQVSLMHNESARFEDRWCTLAVNSASPCVFTKGLTRLYLPVRHGEGRLVVDNDTIMNRIMAENLAPVYYANPETGLPTQHYPENPNGSPNAIAGLTDPTGRIFGLMPHPEAFSHETNHPGWTRGERAPLGTVIFENAVRYLREAR
- a CDS encoding OstA-like protein (modular protein) yields the protein MSMRMDCNAHYATPSQRYAGKIIGIAVVVCLFALAPLAGVIAAPAAAPASSATGAPGAPGAPKGNSTRIVSEKMTYDSNKNQVVFEGNVHVTRPTMEIWSDILTVVMDDSGKKTASSNSSSLGVNGGKVDKIIAERNVRIKQENKNGTCGKATYFVNAGKITMEQNPVLVDGDNRIRGKIINYYTESGKSEVLGNVDVQFTTDDNKGPSLPGFGAGEKASQ
- a CDS encoding 3-deoxy-D-manno-octulosonate 8-phosphate phosphatase, YrbI family, which translates into the protein MSADAFDDSLGAAAHASDIRRFAALSGEARARIAKVKLLILDVDGVLTDGGLYYGADGGVTKRFNVQDGLGIEIGRQSGLLRFAVITGMDKPAVAARLRDLHIDDYFPGLIDKRESCDIVCQRHQLDKEEVAFMGDDWIDIPVMAAVGVPLAVSNAQPETKAAALYVTEARGGDGAVREAVRLILYCKGQLDQVFTAWMKRYGS
- a CDS encoding conserved hypothetical protein (Evidence 4 : Homologs of previously reported genes of unknown function), with the protein product MIPCHICGKDSGAHWVTGYIPAPDSQKMALCGTHDTPENRNRLRLAWYTAMVEAIRTATQNAAYFATRGALFMLSIHYSAGGSLNLPCLEAAVTDHNTLKVTAPDGSLSFFPMQHIKRYDLTPLHQDIIS
- the lptB gene encoding putative lipopolysaccharide transport protein B: ATP-binding component of ABC superfamily (Evidence 3 : Function proposed based on presence of conserved amino acid motif, structural feature or limited homology; PubMedId : 17056748, 7876255, 9298646; Product type pt : putative transporter), producing MSTLQAEGLRKRYGDREVVRGVSVFVNQGEVCGLLGPNGAGKTTTFYMLTGIQKPTAGEVRLDDKVIADWPLHERARVGVSYLPQESSVFRRLSVMDNLRVILEHTGLSRKAQRDKAWALLEEFRISHLVNSLAAHLSGGERRRLEIARALIREPKFVLLDEPFAGIDPLAVDDIQSLIIGLKDKGIGILISDHNVRETLRICDRAYLMHEGEVIIEGTPTAIVADPKARRVYLGEGFSL
- a CDS encoding exported hypothetical protein (Evidence 5 : No homology to any previously reported sequences); protein product: MKKILGALSVFIALGIAWYIFSDGGLNLGAAKKQIVQTAQDAVVSNAAPEDVAALALKAISLTQGEHGAELWRLKADWGNMRRRDNVMELEKPHFTYYMPPDNKAVTITSSKGEIEQEEQKIRFIDSVVATYDGRTLHAPEMLYFGKSRELVCPQGGRVEGEGYEGSANRIVWRVNEQIIESLGNVDVSFENDIFTTQPEDAGTPGAHKRPGAKNAQG
- the pyrG gene encoding CTP synthetase (Evidence 2a : Function of homologous gene experimentally demonstrated in an other organism; PubMedId : 11336655, 15157079, 3298209, 3514618, 8385490, 9298646; Product type e : enzyme) → MSADKKAAAKETKYIFITGGVLSSLGKGMAAASIGALLKARGLSVTIQKLDPYINVDPGTMNPLQHGEVFVTDDGAETDLDLGHYERYLGEPLSQKNSYTSGSIYYRVITKERRGDYLGSTVQVIPHVTDEIKHAIRSLEDHHADVVIVEIGGTVGDIESQPFLEAIRQMRGDLGKDLCLYIHLTLVPYLRAAGEYKTKPTQHSVKELRSIGIQPDIILCRCEEALTSDLKRKIALFCDVESDAVFTSADVTNVYEVPLKFYEEGLDQKIAIMLRLPAKNAKLEPWRKLVQGMANPKGDVTVGIVGKYVELKEAYKSLHEALIHGGAANEVKVNLRYINSEELNPKNLKENMAGLDAVLVPGGFGNRGIEGKIEAIQYARKNKVPFFGICLGLQCAVIEFARNVANIPDANSEEFNPFAENKVIYLMTEWFDPRKQCVEQRDSVSNKGGTMRLGAYPCHLLPGTIAHQIYGGKDTIEERHRHRFEFNKAYKGALEEKGMIFSGMSPDGELAEIIELPDHPWFLGCQFHPEFKSTPMRPHPLFAGFIGAAKKYRADHTK
- the rpsU gene encoding 30S ribosomal protein S21, which translates into the protein MPGVYLNDDDYSFDIALRRFKKQVEKAGILSEMKKRQHYEKPSVMRKKKKAAARKRLLKKMRKINQG
- a CDS encoding GatB/YqeY family protein, with amino-acid sequence MSLSQRLESDYLTAYKSKDAVRLSVLRLLKTAMKNLLVERLQKPLEEGDILDLVAKQCKQRQDSIAQYTAANRPDLAAKEEEELRILKEYMPEQITGDALRALVRELAAETGAASPKDMGKIMQALTAKYKGQYDGKEASAVVRDVLAAG
- a CDS encoding hypothetical protein (Evidence 5 : No homology to any previously reported sequences): MPYSFVPGQSVPLFAEEYLRQVKAGGHPLHLRHLGLTFYGLNDCLYFGDHNGQILLPPQGTDLRYIFRESCNYPASECTLETRLQTCLLAASDPLEIDEAAALNTPGMRNLWHWMTEGLPKLLALESIGYTGRYIVPETPVVLSFMEMLSIAPERLLPRGGSYRVKRLLLPQRLSGFDLVEYMPLVEMTRGRLLDAVGRLDGEKRVYVRRVGRRKPVNEEDVLAVLEDFGFAAMVPEDFSVPEQLRYMTNASCSVMAHGANAALTLMQPPRSAVVEFFSNRYVSYNNLHAVRLLRLRYHPLVEDLDVSSAPAEGMALSEFLWSGLHMDMAVDTRHLRVLLESILE